A genome region from Setaria italica strain Yugu1 chromosome III, Setaria_italica_v2.0, whole genome shotgun sequence includes the following:
- the LOC101768088 gene encoding phospholipase A1-II 7, producing the protein MVMLVASLFMCLLVPSLTAAAPSSSPTTAVRWRELHGNNSWNGLLDPLDIDLRKSVIAYGELAQAAQDGFNHERRSPHAGACLYGRSDLLAGVGVAAAGSYAVTKFFYATSAVPVPESVLLLPLPELGDAAWCRESNWIGYVAVATDEGVAELGRRDIVVAWRGTVTDLEWANDFSFTPVSAAPVLGSSAAANPLAMVHQGFLSVYTSSNANSKYNKASARDQVFEEVRRLMQLYKDEETSITITGHSLGAALAVLNAVDIAANGLNAASSQPPCPVTAVVFACPHVGDRSFKAAFDSFEHLRALHVKNAGDVVPIVPPVVYVDVGVLLAIDTGRSPYLKKPGTVQTLHNLECYLHGVAGEQGRAGGFKLEVDRDVALVNKGVDALEDEYPVPANWWVPKNKWMVRGADGHWKLEDFKEI; encoded by the exons ATGGTAATGCTAGTTGCCTCCCTCTTTATGTGTCTGCTGGTTCCATCGCTGACTGCAGCCGcgccctcgtcgtcgccgacgacggCCGTCCGGTGGCGCGAGCTCCATGGCAACAACTCGTGGAACGGCCTCCTGGACCCGCTCGACATCGACCTCCGCAAGTCCGTCATCGCCTACGGTGAGCTCGCGCAGGCCGCGCAGGATGGCTTCAACCACGAGCGGCGCTCCCCCCACGCCGGCGCGTGCCTGTACGGGCGCTCCGATCTGCTCGCCGGCGtgggcgtcgccgccgcgggcagCTACGCCGTCACCAAGTTCTTCTACGCCACGTCGGCGGTGCCCGTGCCGGAGTCGGTGCTTCtcctgccgctgccggagctCGGGGACGCCGCGTGGTGCAGGGAGTCCAACTGGATCGGGTACGTCGCCGTGGCCACCGACGAGGGCGTGGCCGAGCTAGGGCGGCGCGACATCGTCGTGGCGTGGCGCGGGACCGTGACGGACCTGGAGTGGGCCAACGACTTCTCCTTCACGCCAGTGTCCGCCGCGCCGGTGCTGGGCTCCTCCGCCGCTGCGAACCCGTTGGCGATGGTGCATCAGGGGTTCCTCTCCGTGTACACGTCCAGCAACGCCAACTCCAAGTATAACAAGGCCAGCGCCAGAGATCAG GTGTTTGAGGAGGTGAGGAGGCTGATGCAGTTGTACAAGGACGAGGAGACCAGCATCACCATCACCGGCCACAGCCTCGGCGCGGCGCTCGCCGTCCTCAACGCCGTCGACATCGCCGCCAACGGCCTGAACGCCGCCTCCTCCCAGCCGCCGTGCCCGGTGACGGCCGTCGTGTTCGCGTGCCCGCACGTCGGCGACCGTTCCTTCAAGGCGGCCTTCGACTCGTTCGAGCACCTGAGGGCGCTCCACGTGAAGAACGCCGGCGACGTCGTGCCGATTGTCCCGCCGGTCGTGTACGTGGACGTGGGCGTGCTGCTGGCCATCGACACGGGCCGGTCGCCGTACCTGAAGAAGCCGGGCACGGTGCAGACGCTCCACAACCTCGAGTGCTACCTgcacggcgtcgccggcgagcaggGCCGCGCCGGAGGGTTCAAACTGGAGGTGGACCGCGACGTGGCGCTGGTGAACAAGGGCGTCGACGCGCTCGAGGACGAGTACCCGGTGCCGGCGAATTGGTGGGTGCCGAAGAACAAGTGGATGGTCAGGGGCGCTGACGGCCACTGGAAACTCGAGGATTTCAAGGAAATCTAG
- the LOC101768493 gene encoding cysteine-rich repeat secretory protein 55 yields the protein MILHASKTSRLTAGRRRHPQTSQSMASSPVLVLLVLIAATAAAPQLSSAVDPVGTYCAKNFTGAQTQASISQVLAALVPRASAAYYATATAGSGSSAIWGLAQCRGDIPASDCALCISAAAKQAASSCRGQADVRLWYDYCFLRYTDADFLGLPDTGYTLILINTMNASDPAAFDRAERKLMARVAAEAGDAASGGLVRETARFGSATTIYGLGWCTRDITAADCGLCVAQAVAELPNYCQFRRGCRVLYSSCMARYETYPFFFPVSGAAAASSHAGEYEKVILNHHS from the coding sequence ATGATTCTGCATGCAAGCAAAACAAGCCGGCTGACAGCAGGAAGAAGACGACATCCACAAACAAGCCAATCAATGGCGTCCTCGCCGGTGCTTGTGTTGCTGGTGCtcatcgccgccaccgcggctgCTCCGCAACTGAGCTCGGCCGTGGATCCGGTGGGCACGTACTGCGCCAAGAACTTCACGGGCGCGCAGACGCAGGCGAGCATCAGCCAGGTGCTCGCGGCGCTCGTcccgcgcgcctccgccgcctattacgccacggccaccgccggcagcggcagctccGCCATCTGGGGCCTCGCGCAGTGCCGCGGCGACATCCCGGCCTCCGACTGCGCGCTCTGCATCTCCGCGGCGGCGAAGCAGGCGGCCTCCTCGTGCCGGGGCCAGGCGGACGTGCGGCTCTGGTACGACTACTGCTTCCTCCGCTACACCGACGCCGACTTCCTCGGCCTGCCGGACACCGGGTACACGCTCATCCTCATCAACACCATGAACGCCAGCGACCCCGCCGCGTTCGACCGCGCCGAGAGGAAGCTCAtggcgcgggtggcggcggaggcaggggaCGCCGCGAGCGGCGGGCTGGTCAGGGAGACGGCCAGGTTCGGGTCGGCGACGACCATCTACGGCCTCGGGTGGTGCACCAGGGACATCACCGCCGCCGACTGCGGGCTGTGCGTGGCGCAGGCCGTGGCGGAGCTGCCCAACTACTGCCAGTTCCGCCGCGGGTGCCGCGTGCTCTACAGCAGTTGCATGGCGCGCTACGAGAcctaccccttcttcttcccggTCAGCGGCGCCGCGGCTGCTTCATCTCATGCCGGCGAGTACGAGAAAGTCATCTTGAACCACCACAGCTAG
- the LOC101768891 gene encoding dof zinc finger protein DOF3.6 isoform X2, with protein MIFPPAFLDSSSWNDNQQQQQAHHQVAGGGGGGGGDGNHELLQPSIMGGALPEGAGGGGGAGQVGPAKPMSMAERARLARIPLPEPGLKCPRCESTNTKFCYFNNYSLSQPRHFCRACRRYWTRGGALRNVPVGGGYRRHAKRAKPKAAAAASAATSTGTASATAAAAAGLAPAGSTSSACATTNVPALQGPAMLGGNLSMLPPLLRLADFDAMSLGSSFSGMAGKPSLDAAGAYSVGGGSGLEHQWRVQQMQSFPFLHAMDQGPLGPPLAMTMAPGMFQLGLDSGDGRGGGGGSGEDGSGELHVMQAKREGGYQARGMYGDHHFAAAGYASYSNNAAAGNHLL; from the exons ATGATCTTCCCCCCTGCCTTCCTGGATTCCTCGAGCTGGAACGATAACCAG cagcagcagcaagcccACCACCAGgttgcgggaggaggaggaggcggcggcggcgacggcaatcATGAGCTTCTCCAGCCATCAATCATGGGGGGAGCGCTTCCCGagggcgctggcggcggcggcggcgccgggcaggTGGGTCCGGCGAAGCCGATGTCCATGGCGGAGCGGGCACGGCTGGCAAGGATCCCGCTGCCGGAGCCGGGGCTCAAGTGCCCCCGCTGCGAGTCCACCAACACCAAGTTCTGCTACTTCAACAACTACTCGCTCTCGCAGCCGCgccacttctgccgcgcctgccgccgctactggacccgcggcggcgcgctccgcaACGTCCCCGTGGGCGGGGGCTACCGCCGCCACGCCAAGCGCGCGAAGCCCAAGGCAGCGGCGGCTGCGTCCGCGGCGACCTCCACCGGAACAGcgtcggccaccgccgccgccgccgccgggctggCTCCTGCCGGGTCCACGTCGTCGGCCTGCGCCACGACCAACGTGCCCGCGCTCCAGGGCCCCGCCATGCTAGGCGGCAACCTCTcgatgctgccgccgctgctccgcctcgccgaCTTCGACGCCATGAGCCTCGGCTCGAGCTTCTCCGGGATGGCCGGGAAGCCTTCCCTCGACGCCGCCGGAGCCTACTCGgtgggcggcgggagcgggctGGAGCATCAGTGGAGGGTGCAGCAGATGCAAAGCTTCCCGTTCCTGCATGCGATGGACCAGGGCCCGCTGGGCCCACCCCTGGCAATGACAATGGCGCCGGGGATGTTCCAGTTAGGTCTAGACAGTGGTGatggccgcggtggcggcggcggcagcggagaagACGGGTCGGGAGAGCTCCATGTGATGCAGGCCAAGAGGGAAGGCGGCTACCAAGCTAGAGGCATGTATGGCGATCACCACTTCGCCGCTGCAGGTTACGCTTCCTATTCCAACAATGCTGCTGCAGGTAACCATCTCTTGTAA
- the LOC101768891 gene encoding dof zinc finger protein DOF3.6 isoform X3 has protein sequence MIFPPAFLDSSSWNDNQQQQAHHQVAGGGGGGGGDGNHELLQPSIMGGALPEGAGGGGGAGQVGPAKPMSMAERARLARIPLPEPGLKCPRCESTNTKFCYFNNYSLSQPRHFCRACRRYWTRGGALRNVPVGGGYRRHAKRAKPKAAAAASAATSTGTASATAAAAAGLAPAGSTSSACATTNVPALQGPAMLGGNLSMLPPLLRLADFDAMSLGSSFSGMAGKPSLDAAGAYSVGGGSGLEHQWRVQQMQSFPFLHAMDQGPLGPPLAMTMAPGMFQLGLDSGDGRGGGGGSGEDGSGELHVMQAKREGGYQARGMYGDHHFAAAGYASYSNNAAAGNHLL, from the exons ATGATCTTCCCCCCTGCCTTCCTGGATTCCTCGAGCTGGAACGATAACCAG cagcagcaagcccACCACCAGgttgcgggaggaggaggaggcggcggcggcgacggcaatcATGAGCTTCTCCAGCCATCAATCATGGGGGGAGCGCTTCCCGagggcgctggcggcggcggcggcgccgggcaggTGGGTCCGGCGAAGCCGATGTCCATGGCGGAGCGGGCACGGCTGGCAAGGATCCCGCTGCCGGAGCCGGGGCTCAAGTGCCCCCGCTGCGAGTCCACCAACACCAAGTTCTGCTACTTCAACAACTACTCGCTCTCGCAGCCGCgccacttctgccgcgcctgccgccgctactggacccgcggcggcgcgctccgcaACGTCCCCGTGGGCGGGGGCTACCGCCGCCACGCCAAGCGCGCGAAGCCCAAGGCAGCGGCGGCTGCGTCCGCGGCGACCTCCACCGGAACAGcgtcggccaccgccgccgccgccgccgggctggCTCCTGCCGGGTCCACGTCGTCGGCCTGCGCCACGACCAACGTGCCCGCGCTCCAGGGCCCCGCCATGCTAGGCGGCAACCTCTcgatgctgccgccgctgctccgcctcgccgaCTTCGACGCCATGAGCCTCGGCTCGAGCTTCTCCGGGATGGCCGGGAAGCCTTCCCTCGACGCCGCCGGAGCCTACTCGgtgggcggcgggagcgggctGGAGCATCAGTGGAGGGTGCAGCAGATGCAAAGCTTCCCGTTCCTGCATGCGATGGACCAGGGCCCGCTGGGCCCACCCCTGGCAATGACAATGGCGCCGGGGATGTTCCAGTTAGGTCTAGACAGTGGTGatggccgcggtggcggcggcggcagcggagaagACGGGTCGGGAGAGCTCCATGTGATGCAGGCCAAGAGGGAAGGCGGCTACCAAGCTAGAGGCATGTATGGCGATCACCACTTCGCCGCTGCAGGTTACGCTTCCTATTCCAACAATGCTGCTGCAGGTAACCATCTCTTGTAA
- the LOC101768891 gene encoding dof zinc finger protein DOF3.6 isoform X1, whose amino-acid sequence MIFPPAFLDSSSWNDNQQQQQQAHHQVAGGGGGGGGDGNHELLQPSIMGGALPEGAGGGGGAGQVGPAKPMSMAERARLARIPLPEPGLKCPRCESTNTKFCYFNNYSLSQPRHFCRACRRYWTRGGALRNVPVGGGYRRHAKRAKPKAAAAASAATSTGTASATAAAAAGLAPAGSTSSACATTNVPALQGPAMLGGNLSMLPPLLRLADFDAMSLGSSFSGMAGKPSLDAAGAYSVGGGSGLEHQWRVQQMQSFPFLHAMDQGPLGPPLAMTMAPGMFQLGLDSGDGRGGGGGSGEDGSGELHVMQAKREGGYQARGMYGDHHFAAAGYASYSNNAAAGNHLL is encoded by the exons ATGATCTTCCCCCCTGCCTTCCTGGATTCCTCGAGCTGGAACGATAACCAG cagcagcagcagcaagcccACCACCAGgttgcgggaggaggaggaggcggcggcggcgacggcaatcATGAGCTTCTCCAGCCATCAATCATGGGGGGAGCGCTTCCCGagggcgctggcggcggcggcggcgccgggcaggTGGGTCCGGCGAAGCCGATGTCCATGGCGGAGCGGGCACGGCTGGCAAGGATCCCGCTGCCGGAGCCGGGGCTCAAGTGCCCCCGCTGCGAGTCCACCAACACCAAGTTCTGCTACTTCAACAACTACTCGCTCTCGCAGCCGCgccacttctgccgcgcctgccgccgctactggacccgcggcggcgcgctccgcaACGTCCCCGTGGGCGGGGGCTACCGCCGCCACGCCAAGCGCGCGAAGCCCAAGGCAGCGGCGGCTGCGTCCGCGGCGACCTCCACCGGAACAGcgtcggccaccgccgccgccgccgccgggctggCTCCTGCCGGGTCCACGTCGTCGGCCTGCGCCACGACCAACGTGCCCGCGCTCCAGGGCCCCGCCATGCTAGGCGGCAACCTCTcgatgctgccgccgctgctccgcctcgccgaCTTCGACGCCATGAGCCTCGGCTCGAGCTTCTCCGGGATGGCCGGGAAGCCTTCCCTCGACGCCGCCGGAGCCTACTCGgtgggcggcgggagcgggctGGAGCATCAGTGGAGGGTGCAGCAGATGCAAAGCTTCCCGTTCCTGCATGCGATGGACCAGGGCCCGCTGGGCCCACCCCTGGCAATGACAATGGCGCCGGGGATGTTCCAGTTAGGTCTAGACAGTGGTGatggccgcggtggcggcggcggcagcggagaagACGGGTCGGGAGAGCTCCATGTGATGCAGGCCAAGAGGGAAGGCGGCTACCAAGCTAGAGGCATGTATGGCGATCACCACTTCGCCGCTGCAGGTTACGCTTCCTATTCCAACAATGCTGCTGCAGGTAACCATCTCTTGTAA
- the LOC101769574 gene encoding probable clathrin assembly protein At4g32285, which yields MSIRKALGAVKDQATIGIARVSGAVKPDLDVAIVRATSHDDAPPDDRHAREVLRLASGGSQRACVASLARRLARTRDYVVAAKCLALLHRLAAEGDPHLRGELLRPAPSGRRAGEPVLSLLLDFRDEAHAASWEHSAFVRAYALYLDERLRFLVSLLPPPRAVRFADDYNNAVSGASSPPAPAAMAPVGDMDPDGLLIRARQLRQLLDRFLACRPAGAARTSRVVLAALYPLLGDSFQLYDEFSAVLAALLDRFFDMEYAECVKAFETYVGAAKQIETLLAFYAWCDDAGVARSSDFPDVKRVDEKLLETLEQFLRVRGRAGLGSPPPLPPQSVHQSAGRDQDEPAEYVDMNGVKALPAPPPVRDSAETTRSVPAKSSADQARQPDLVDLREPAATADEQENKLTLALFSAPPPATKGADSSWVAFPSESDDAPVAITSAWQTPAAEPGKADWELALVETASNLSRQTASLGGGMDPLLLGGMYDQGAVRRQVAAQAVSGSASSVALPTHGHGAAAPVLMLPAPDGTVQAIGGDPFAASLAVPPPSYVQMAEMERKQQLLVQEQQMWAQYRQGGMQGQPVGFNGLAAGSVFAANTAVAMPYGMPVAYNHVGGYY from the coding sequence ATGTCGATCCGCAAGGCGCTGGGCGCGGTGAAGGACCAGGCCACCATCGGCATCGCCCGGGTCTCGGGCGCCGTGAAGCCCGACCTCGACGTCGCCATCGTGCGCGCCACCTCCCACGACGACGCTCCCCCCGACGACCGCCACGCGCGCGaggtgctccgcctcgcctccggcGGGTCCCAGCGCGCCTGCGTCGCCTCCCTGGCGCGCCGCCTCGCGCGGACCCGCGACTACGTCGTCGCCGCCAAGTGCCTCGCGCTGCTgcaccgcctcgccgccgagggGGACCCGCACCTTCGCGGTGAGctcctccgcccggccccgAGCGGGAGGCGCGCGGGGGAGCCCGTGCTGTCGCTGCTCCTCGACTTCCGCGACGAGGCGCACGCCGCGTCGTGGGAACACTCGGCGTTCGTCCGTGCCTACGCGCTCTACCTCGACGAGCGCCTCCGGTTCCTCGTCTCCCTCCTGCCCCCGCCCCGCGCCGTGCGGTTCGCCGACGACTACAATAACGCCGTCAGCGGCGCGTCctccccgcccgcgccggcggcgatggcgccggTGGGCGACATGGACCCCGACGGCCTCCTAATCCGCGCGCGCCAGCTGCGGCAGCTGCTCGACCGCTTCCTCGCGTGCCGCCCCGCGGGCGCCGCCCGGACCAGCCGCGTCGTGCTCGCCGCGCTCTACCCGCTGCTCGGGGATAGCTTCCAGCTCTACGATGAATTCTCCGCCGTGCTCGCTGCCCTGCTCGACCGCTTCTTCGACATGGAGTACGCCGAGTGCGTCAAGGCGTTCGAGACCTACGTTGGCGCTGCCAAGCAGATCGAAACCCTCCTCGCCTTCTACGCCTGGTgcgacgacgccggcgtcgcGCGGTCCTCCGACTTCCCCGACGTCAAGCGCGTCGACGAGAAGCTCCTCGAGACGCTCGAGCAGTTCCTGCGGGTGCGCGGCCGCGCAGGcctcggctcgccgccgccactgccaccGCAATCGGTGCACCAATCCGCCGGCCGTGACCAAGACGAGCCCGCGGAGTACGTCGACATGAACGGCGTCAAGGcgctcccggcgccgccgccggtgcgtgACAGCGCTGAGACCACCCGATCGGTGCCGGCGAAATCCTCCGCCGATCAGGCGCGTCAGCCTGACTTGGTCGACCTTAGAGAACCAGCCGCCACGGCGGACGAGCAGGAGAACAAGCTCACGCTCGCGCTcttctccgcgccgccgccggccacgaaAGGTGCCGACAGCAGCTGGGTCGCGTTCCCATCGGAATCCGACGACGCTCCGGTGGCGATCACGTCGGCGTGGCAGACGCCGGCCGCGGAGCCAGGGAAGGCAGACTGGGAGCTGGCGCTGGTGGAGACAGCGAGCAACCTGTCCCGGCAGACGGCGTCGCTCGGCGGCGGTATGGACCCTCTCCTCCTCGGCGGGATGTACGACCAGGGCGCTGTCCGGCGACAGGTGGCCGCGCAGGCGGTGTCGGGGAGCGCGAGCAGCGTGGCATTGCCCACGCacgggcacggcgcggcggcgcccgtgctCATGCTGCCGGCGCCCGACGGCACGGTGCAGGCGATCGGCGGCGACCCGTTCGCGGCGTCGctggcggtgccgccgccgtcgtacgTGCAGATGGCGGAGATGGAGCGgaagcagcagctgctggtGCAGGAGCAGCAGATGTGGGCGCAGTACCGGCAGGGCGGCATGCAGGGGCAGCCTGTCGGCTTCaacgggctcgccgccggcagcgtGTTCGCAGCGAACACCGCGGTGGCCATGCCCTACGGGATGCCCGTGGCGTACAACCATGTCGGTGGGTACTATTAG